The genomic interval CCTACGGCACCGCCTGGCCGCGCAGGCCGCGGACGGCTACGCGGCCGCGGGCTTCACCACCGTCCTGCAGGACGTCATACTCGGCGACCTACTGCCGTACACCCTCTCCCACCTCCACACCCGCCCGCGCTACGTGGTCGTCCTCGCCCCCCGCCGAGAAGCCGTGGCCCACCGCGAAGCCGGCCGCACCAAGAAGGCCTACGGCACCTTCACCGTCGCCGACCTGGATCAAGCCCTCCACACCGAAACGCCCCACATAGGTCTGTGGCTCGACACCACGAACATGACCGTAGAGCAGACCGTGGACGAAATCCTGGCCTGCGCCGAACCCATTCCGCCCACGCACCACCTCTACCCCGCCAGGTGAGCCCCTAGTGCGCGCAGATGATCGGTAGCCCCACCCAGCGCGAACTCGTTGTGCTTGGCCGCGGTGAAGTAGTTGTGGACAACATGATCCCGGTCGATGCCCACACCACCATGTACATGCACAACGGTGTGTGCGATCCGATGC from Nocardia wallacei carries:
- a CDS encoding AAA family ATPase; the encoded protein is MTESDSNGGHGAPVYLITGIQAAGKSTVAQALAERFDRSAHVRGDTFRRFVVRGFAPMSPDPSEEALEQLRLRHRLAAQAADGYAAAGFTTVLQDVILGDLLPYTLSHLHTRPRYVVVLAPRREAVAHREAGRTKKAYGTFTVADLDQALHTETPHIGLWLDTTNMTVEQTVDEILACAEPIPPTHHLYPAR